A genome region from Ptiloglossa arizonensis isolate GNS036 chromosome 4, iyPtiAriz1_principal, whole genome shotgun sequence includes the following:
- the LOC143145518 gene encoding putative cytochrome P450 6a14 — translation MTWPMLETLGLGVAVLFLFYYYFTSTFDFWKKRGVKGPKPIPYLGNFKDVFLGKASISDCLNKAYYDYKDEPMVGIFAGQKPLLVLRDPELMKDVLIKDFSVFADRTFKPVEEIEPLSAHLFRLDSARWKPLRTKLSPIFSSGKLKEMFYLLLECSNHFEKYLHDLVAISDVIECREVAARYTTDVIGSCAFGIEMNALTGESEFRKVGRKVFATSWITVIRDRLREEYPLLYKMFGRVLNDYEISDFLTKITRESIDYRIKNNIHRHDFIDTLVDLKQHPEKLGCEELTEQFLTAQAFVFFVAGFETSSVTITNILYEFALNPLIQERAREDIKNVLQTTDGVITYDSLKEMKYLDACFKETLRKYPVLLFLSRLALADYTFQKLKVNIPKNQEIFLPVYAIQHDPDIYPEPDVFDPERFIDERNKHRHAMHFLPFGDGPRNCIGARFATIQAKVAVIKILSNYKVNVCEKTKIPYIMDMKALFLLQPAHGVYVSLTKLEE, via the exons ATGACTTGGCCAATGTTGGAAACTCTCGGACTTGGTGTTGCGGTACTCTtcttgttttattattattttacgtcAACCTTCGATTTCTGGAAGAAACGAGGTGTGAAGGGACCAAAACCTATCCCTTATTTGGGTAATTTTAAAGATGTGTTTCTCGGGAAGGCTTCGATAAGTGATTGTTTGAACAAGGCTTACTACGACTACAAAGATGAACCGATGGTGGGAATATTTGCAGGACAGAAACCGCTCTTAGTTTTGAGAGATCCAGAATTAATGAAGGATGTACTTATCAAAGATTTTTCTGTCTTTGCTGATAGAACCTTCAAACCTGTGGAGGAG ATTGAACCATTATCGGCGCACCTCTTCAGACTTGATTCCGCTAGATGGAAACCCTTGAGAACAAAACTTTCTCCTATCTTTTCTTCGGGGAAGCTGAAGGAGATGTTTTACTTGTTGCTGGAGTGTTCGAATCACTTTGAGAAGTACCTGCACGACCTGGTCGCTATAAGCGACGTAATTGAGTGCCGTGAAGTCGCAGCGAGGTACACCACTGACGTGATTGGTTCCTGTGCATTTGGCATTGAGATGAACGCACTCACCGGAGAGAGTGAATTCCGCAAGGTGGGCCGGAAAGTTTTCGCAACAAGCTGGATTACCGTTATTAGGGATAGATTGAGAGAAGAATATCCGTTGCTCTACAAGATGTTTGGTCGCGTTCTCAACGACTACGAGATCAGTGACTTTCTTACAAAGATTACAAGAGAGTCTATAGATTACAGAATTAAAAATAACATCCATCGACACGATTTTATCGATACATTGGTGGACTTGAAGCAACACCCAGAGAAACTCGGTTGCGAAG AACTGACCGAGCAATTTTTGACGGCACAggctttcgttttctttgtcgCTGGCTTCGAAACGTCTTCGGTAACAATTACCAATATTTTGTACGAGTTTGCATTGAATCCATTGATTCAAGAGAGAGCTCGAgaagatattaaaaatgttcttcAAACGACCGATGGTGTAATCACGTACGACTCTTTGAAGGAAATGAAATATCTAGATGCATGTTTTAAAG AAACTCTCAGGAAATACCCAGTACTACTGTTTTTATCCAGATTAGCACTAGCGGATTACACGTTTCAGAAATTGAAAGTCAATATTCCGAAGAATCAGGAAATTTTTCTGCCAGTTTACGCGATACAGCACGATCCAGATATTTATCCAGAACCAGATGTCTTTGATCCCGAAAGGttcatcgatgaaagaaacaaacaTAGACACGCAATGCATTTTTTACCGTTCGGTGATGGTCCAAGGAATTGCATCG GTGCAAGATTTGCCACCATCCAGGCGAAAGTGGCAGTTATCAAAATTTTGTCAAACTATAAAGTTAATGTTTGTGAGAAAACTAAAATACCGTACATAATGGATATGAAGGCGTTGTTCCTTTTACAACCAGCTCATGGAGTATACGTAAGTCTGACGAAACTTGAAGAGTAG